TTGACTGCCTGTTTTTCGTTAAAGGTGAATCTGAATTGGACAAGAAAGGAGTAGATTTCCCTGCTACGGGGAAAACTAACCAGAACAGTGCAAAATAAGACAGAAAGACCGGTGTTGTTTCCTGACTGTGCCAATAATTGACAAGTGAGGTGTGAATCATGATTGCGACCGAGAGCCAACCGTCAATAAAGAACCATGTCTACGCGCTGATTGTCTTGAATATGCTCGACGGGATCCTCACATATATCGGGATCACATCGGGCTTTATAACAGAAGGCAATCCGCTGTTAAGTGCCCTCTCTCCATTGACCATCCTGATGGGCAAGCTGCTGCTGTCACTTTGTCTCTATGGGTTGCTTTTTACGTCGTTCGCTTCAATCCGGTCCCGCTTGTGGCGCTACGGCCTGATCGCGGCAAATTCATTATACTCCATGATTTTACTTCTCCATCTGCTCTGGCTCTATCTACTGCTCCTGTAATACCTTGCCCAGCATGAAAAAATCTTGAGCCTCCACTCCCGCCTCCAAGTTAATAGGTCGTGAATTTCAGCAGTTTCTGAACGCCGTAAACGCCGCGCTGAAGAAACGTCAGATCGCTTTGATATGCTTCTGCCTCCAGTGTATAAAGGGCATCTTCATTATTCCAGAGCCGGGTGAAATATGCTTCCATGCTTCGGACGAGTTCGCTGTCGTTCGGCGCTTCGATCCGGAGATTGCTTTCCACATTGTAATCGTCGAGCGTCCGTTCCGTGTAATTCGATGAACCGCCGGAAATGACCGTTCTGTCATCGGTCCGGATCATAATCGTTTTTGTATGGTACTGGCCAACGACCGTATTATACCAGCGTACCTGCAGGTTATCAGATGAATCTTCCATAATCTCATGAACGACAGGCCGGTTTGGCAATCCGCTTTTTTCCCTGCCGAATGCGTTTTTATTCGGATCAAGAATGATCCGCACGTCCGCTCCCCGGTCCGCTGCTCCTTCCAGTGCTCCGATGATGTCCCGCTTCGCAAGGAAATACATGCCCAGCCAGATTTCGTTACCTTTTTCAGCTGTTTCGATGTCTCCCAGCAGCGATTTCAGTGTCTGCTGCTCTGTCAGATATTGCACGCGGTACGGTCCTTCTTGCGCTTTGCTGTCTGTCCGCGGCAGTTCCGGGCCGCCCGAAAATAGGGACACCGCTTCTTCCGCTTCCAGCATGTCATTCAGCACCGGGCCGCTCACTTTAAAGGCCATATTCCCATGGAAACCACTGGCATTATGGGGGTTTGCCGAACTGACAATCGCTTCCGATTCCGTGATCACTGCCTTCCGATGATTCGCTTTAATATTGAGCATGGTTAAATAGGAAGGAAGCGTCATATCCGGTGCATCTTTCGCCATCGGATTTGAGACGCCCCACTCGCCGGGATTATACGGCCATTGAAAAAATAGCCGATACAGCCCTGAATACAGGGGAAAGGAATCACGCAATTTATCGAGATCCGTGTAGATCACTTCAATTCCTGCCTGTTCCAATTCCGCCAAATGCG
Above is a genomic segment from Planococcus lenghuensis containing:
- a CDS encoding phospholipase D family protein; its protein translation is MSRKPARKMNGKKKGLLVGIALFAVLYLAVIAWHTFKPLPAGLSYAGELREAETVEMIADLSFAQDEKGTDLQHELRIFEEVYGVIDRAEEFIVLDFFLFDHYGMEGKEYPAIAETLTARLVDKKEQKPDMPIYFITDPLNTGYGSYDSPHLAELEQAGIEVIYTDLDKLRDSFPLYSGLYRLFFQWPYNPGEWGVSNPMAKDAPDMTLPSYLTMLNIKANHRKAVITESEAIVSSANPHNASGFHGNMAFKVSGPVLNDMLEAEEAVSLFSGGPELPRTDSKAQEGPYRVQYLTEQQTLKSLLGDIETAEKGNEIWLGMYFLAKRDIIGALEGAADRGADVRIILDPNKNAFGREKSGLPNRPVVHEIMEDSSDNLQVRWYNTVVGQYHTKTIMIRTDDRTVISGGSSNYTERTLDDYNVESNLRIEAPNDSELVRSMEAYFTRLWNNEDALYTLEAEAYQSDLTFLQRGVYGVQKLLKFTTY
- a CDS encoding DUF5658 family protein, with the translated sequence MIATESQPSIKNHVYALIVLNMLDGILTYIGITSGFITEGNPLLSALSPLTILMGKLLLSLCLYGLLFTSFASIRSRLWRYGLIAANSLYSMILLLHLLWLYLLLL